ATCGTGGTTCCGGTGCGCCGGCACGGTGCGCGGCGGCGTCGATCCGGGTGGCGGCGCGGCTCGTCGCCCGGATCGATCGGAGCCGGGGCGATGGCCGCGGGCGGCGCGCTCCGGCGGGGGCACCCCGCGAGGTGCCACAAAGGGGGGCGAGACGGGTCCGCGACGGCGGATCGGCGGACCGGCCCCACCGCAGGATCGCAGGTGTGGCTGGGGCGGGGCTTGGTGTTCAGTCCCGCAGTGTCGCGAAATCAGCGAAGCCGGCTTGCGGACCCACGTCGGCGCCGAGCGGCTACATGGGCGACGTGGCGGACAGCGCCTCGCCTATGATGCGCAACATCGCCGGGTGATGCTCGTTGATGAAGAAGTGCCCGCCCGGATACATCGTCAGCTCGAAGCCTGCCGCGGTGTGCTCGGCCCAGGCGACGAGGTCCTCGCGCGGGATCGAATCGCGCGTGCCGCCGAACATCCGGATCGGACAGTCGAGCGGCGGTTCGGGGCGGTGGGTGTGCGTCTCCACCGCCTTCAGGTCGGCCCGCACCACCGGCAGCATCAGGTCGAGCAGCTCGTCATCCTCCATGACGGCGGCGGGCGTGCCGCCGAGGGCGCGCAGCTCGCTCTTCAGCTCGTCGTCGGTGAGGACGTGCAGCGGGGTGCGCGGGCCGCGGCACTGCGGCGCGCGTCGGCCGGAGAGGAACAGCGCCTGCGGCGGCGGGTGCCCCTCGCGGCGCAGGGCGCGGGCGGTCGCGAACGCCAGCTGCGCGCCCATACTGTGGCCGAAGAGGGCGTAGGGCCGACCCGCGTGCGGGGCGATCGCGGCGGCCAGCTGGTCGGCGAGGTCGTCCATCCGCTCGAGCGGCTCCTCGCGGATGCGGGCGCCGCGTCCGGGGAGCTGCACCGGTACCACGGCGATGCGCTTGTCCACGACGGTGCGCCAGCGCACGTAGGCCGCGGCGCTCCCCCCGGCGAAGGGGAGGCAGAAGAGGCGGATGGGCGCGTCGTCGTCCACGCCCGAGAGGAACCAGGCGGCGGGATCGGCGCTCATGGCGCCAACATCGTGCGGGCGTTGCTTGCAAACGCTGCCCAAACATATGACAACACCGAAGCCGATCCCTTCTTTCCTCGAGCCCGCCGCCCGGCAGCCCTATGAAAGAATCGCCGTGATTTCAATGTCTGCCCTCGGGGGCCGGCCGGGCGCCACGACGGCGCGGCCGCCCAGCGCCGCGTCGGCCGCCGCGGGGGCGCCCGTCACGGGCCGGACGACCGGCCGGGTCGCTCCCGGAATGCACACGGGTCGATGAGGCGTGATCGCGTGACCGCTGCCGACCGCGCCCCATCTTCTCGGCCGTGCCGTTCCGTCTCCACCGCTCGCGGCGAAGCCGGCGGCGACGCCCGCGCAACGTGCGTCGCGCGATGCCTGTGACCCGGTCCGACCGTCCCGCCCGGACGTCGCCCGAGACGCCTCCGCCGGGGGCCGGGCCGCGGATCGCCGAGGTGCGGGCGCGGCTCCCCATTGCCGCGCCGCCGCCGCCGGTACCGCCTCTATCGCCGGGGACGCCGCGGCCGACCGGGCGCGCGCGCAACCGCGCGGTGCGGCGGCTCTTCCTGCACATCGGCCTGCACATCGTGTGGTGGGACATCATCCTGGCGCGCGGGCCGCTGCGGCGCTTCCGCCGGCCGGCGACGCCGCGCTGGGCCGCCCTCGCCACCCGGTTCCGGCGCGATGCGGAGGCGCTGGGCGGCGTCCTCATCAAGCTCGGCCAGTTCGTCTCCTCGCGCGTCGACCTGCTGCCGGCGGAGGTGACGGACATCCTCGCCGAATTGCACGATGCGGTGCCGCCCGCGCCGCTCGCCGATGTGGTGGCCCAGCTCGAGGCCGAGTTCGGCCGGCCGCTGGGCGAGGTCTTCCCGGTGTTCGAGCCGGTGGCCCTCGGCGCGGCCTCGCTCGCCCAGGCGCACCGGGCGCGCCTCGCCAACGGGCGGCCCGTGGTCGTCAAGGTGCTGCGGCCGGGGATCGAGGAGGTGGTCGAGAGCGACCTGAAGGTGGTCGGCCGCTCCATCCGCCGCCTGCGCTTCATTGGTCCGGTGCGCCGCCGTGTCGACATCGACGTGCTGGCCGACGAATTCGTCTCCGTCACGCGCGACGAGCTGGACCTCACCATCGAGGCCGAGAACGCGCGCCGCTTCGCCGCCGACTTCGCCGCCGATCCCGAGGTCGCCACGCCCGAGATCTTTCCCGTCTGGTCCGGCCGGCGCACCATCACCATGGAGGACGTCGCCTGGTTCTCGGTCCAGGACGTCGCCGGGTTCGAGGCGACGGGGATCGAGCGTCGCCGCGTCGCCACCAAGCTGATGGACAGCTACCTCGAGCAGCTCTACCTCAACTTCTTCATCCACTGCGATCCGCATCCGGGCAACCTCTTCGTTCGCCCGCTGCCGGTGGACGGCGAGGATCCGGCCAAGTGGGCGCCGACCTTCCCGCCCGCGCAGCGCCTGCCGATCCCGTACGTTCCCAACCGGCCTTTTCAGCTCGTTTTCATCGACTTCGGCATGGCGGTCGCGATCCCCGAACAATATCGCCGTTCGTTCCGCACCTACGCGATCGGCATGGGAACGCGCGACGCCTACACCATCGTCCAGTCCTACATCGAGGGTGACATCCTCATGCCGGACACCGACCTCGACGAGCTGGAGGCGCTCATCGAGCAGGTGTTGCAGAAGTTTCCGTCCGCGTTCGTGGGCCAGGTGCGCGAGGGCGATTTCGACCAGTATCAGAAGCTGTTCTCCAGCTATCAGTCGCTGCTGTTCCAATCGCCGATGAAGCTGAAGGCGGACCTTCTGTTCATTTTCCGCGCCATGGGCGTGTGCGCCGGCACGGTGACGCGGATCGACCCGACGTTCGACCCCGCCGAGCGCTTCGTGCCGATGGTCCAGCGGCTGCTGGCGGACGAGTGGCGCCCGTCGCCCGACCAGCTGAAGCGCCTCGTGATGTTCATGGCGCGCCTGCCGACCCGGCTCGACGGGATGCTGACCCGGCTGGAGCGCGGCAAACTGACGATCCGTGTCGAGGACGCGAACCGTCACAAGGACGTGCGCGCCCTGGCACGGGCGACGAACCGGCTGAGCGTGGCGGTGCTGTTCGGCGGATTGATGGTGAGCGCGGTGCTGCTGGCGCGCAGCGATATCGGCACCGGTGGCGCCCTCGTCCTCGGCGCGGTCCTGTTGGCGGCCGTGGCGGTGTTGCGGGGGATCCGATGAGGGCACCGCGCGCGGACGGCGCGCGGGAGAGTGCGCGGGACGACGACGGGAGAGGGCGATGGGGAAGCTGAGGGTCCTCGCGATGGACGGCGGGTATCGCCCGCTGGTGATGTGCCTGTTGTTGGCGCGGCTCGAGGCACTGCGCCCCGGCCTCCTGGACACGGTCGACGTCTTCAGCGGTACCTCCGCGGGCAGCGCCGCGGCCGCGATGATGAGCCTGCGCGAGACGCCGCAGGAGGGGCTGGCCGACGCGCTCGAGGTGTTCCGCGCCTGGAACCCGCTGGAGGGGACCAGCCCGCTCAGTCCGCGCACGCTGGGTGCGATCTCCGGCGTCAACGCCTTCCTGACGCATGAACTGCTCTACCGCGAGATGCTGGGGGTGCTGGGCGACACGCGTATCAGCGAGACACGGCGGCGCGTCGTCATCCCGACCGTCGAGCTCGACAACGAGGCGCCCAACCAGCGGCTGCGGCGCTGGACCATCCGCGTCTACCACAATCTCTCTGAGCCGTTCGTGCACAAGACGCGCCTCGTCGACGTGGTGCTGCGGTCGAGTTCGATCCCGATGCTGCAACCGGCCTACCAGGGTCACGCCGACGGCGGCCTCTATGCCAACAACCCGGCGCTGATCGCGCTGGGTGCCGCGCACGACTTCCTGGGCGCAGAGCTAGAGGAAGTGCAGATCCTGTCGATCGGGCAGGGGGAGGCCAACCACTTCATCGACCTGCCGCGCGGCGACGTCGGCTACGGGACGTGGCTATTGGATCCGAACGACCCGATGGCCTTCCTCAACCTGGTGCTCGACCTCAACCGCCAGGCGACGGACTACCAGCTCAGCCGCATTCTCGAGGACCGCTTCGTGCGCCTCAACCCGGTGCTGACGCGCGACACCCGCCCCCGCCCGGACATCACCGCCGCTCAGTTCGCCTTCGAGCAGGAGCTGGTGGCACAGGAGATCGACGTGGAGAGCACCGTCCTCCATCTCGACCGCATCGGCTGGTTTGCGCCGGGCGAAGCCTGAGCGGCCGCCTCGCCGTCAGACGGACTTGGTGCCGGGCGGCGGTGCGTTGCGCGTGCGCAGCGGCTTGTCCCGCAGGAAGAGGACGATCAGGAAGGCCGCGATCGTCAACGCCGCGCAGGCCGCGAAGGTGAGCGACACGCCGTGCCGGTAGCTGGCGATCACGGCCTCGCGCGCCGCGCCGGAGCTGCCCTTCAGCGCCTCGCTCCCCTGATCGAGGATCGCCGCGATCAGGCCGGCGTGCTCGCCCCGGTCGGTCCGGCTGGTGGCGTGGGCGGTGATGATCGCGCCCGCGAGGCCGACGCCGAAGGCCGAGCCCAAGGTGCGAATGAAGTTGGCCGTCGACGTCGCGACGCCGATCTGGCCGGGGTCGACCGCGTTCTGCAACGCCACGGTGATCCCCGGCATCGTGAGGCCGAGCCCCAGCCCCAGCCCGGTGAGCGCGCCGATCAGCGGCACCGCGCCGACGCCGAGAAATGCCAGCACGGCGAGCATCGTCATCGACGCCATGGCGATGGACGTGCCGATGACGGCGAAAATGCGATAGCGCCCCCGCCGCGTCACCAGGCGCCCGCCCAGAAGCATGCCGACGAGGAGCGCGGCGACCATCGGCGTCACCATCAGCCCCGAAGCGGTCGGCGTCATCCCGAGGACGAGTTGCAGGAAGAGCGGCACGAACGCCATCGCCCCCGCCACCGCGGTCGACACCAACGCCGCGACGGCGGTGGCCACGGTGAAGATGTCGTTGCGGAAAAGGCTCATCTCGATGATCGGGTTGTCGGCGCGGCGCTCCACGTTGACGAGGGCCATGAAGAGGAGGCCCGAGCCGATGAAGAGGCCGAGGATGACCGGCGAGGTCCAACCGTAGACGTCGCCGCCGAGGGAAAGGGCGAAGAGCGCCGCGGCCGTCGCCACCGCGACGACGATGATACCGCCATAGTCGATCCGCTGGCGCCGGCTCGCGGTGCCGCGGCTGAGGCCGATCCACAACAGCGTGATCCCCATCAGCCCCACCGGGACGTTGACGTAGAAGATCCAGCGCCAGGACAGCCACTGCGTGATGAGGCCGCCCAGCGGCGGGCCGATCATGCTGCAACCGGTGAATACGGCGCCGAACAGGCCCTGATAGCTGGCCCGCCGGCTCGGCGGCACCAGGTCGGACATGGTGATCTGGGTCAGCGTCATCAGCCCGCCGCCGCCCAGTCCCTGGATGGCGCGGCCGATGATCAGCATCGCCATGTTCGTCGCCAGCGCGGAGAGGATCGACCCGGCCAGGAAGAGGGCGATCGCCACCGTGAAGAGCGGACGGCGGCCGAACATGTCGCTCAGCTTGCCGTAGAGCGGCGTGGTGATGGTGGCGGTCAGCAGGAAGGCCGTCATCACCCAGGACAGATGCGACACGCCGCCGAGGTCGGAGACGATGCGCGGCAGCGCCGGGCCGACGATGTTGCCGTCGAGCGTGCTCATCGCCAGCACCATCATCAACCCGGTGAGCGCGATGACGAAGCGCGCCCGGCCGGGGCCGTCGTGGCTGGCGTCGTGCGCTTCGGCGGGGGCGGCGGGCGGGGAGGCGGGCGGTGTGGCGGAGGCGGGTCCAGTCACAGGACGAGGCGCTCGATCAGGCTGGCGAGTTCGCCCGGCGCGTCGATCATCGCGTCGTGCCCGGTGGCGATCTCGGCCCGCACGAAGGCGTCGTCGCCGGCGAGGCCGGCGGAGATGGCGCGGAAATCGTCGAGCCCGAAACGGGTCGTGGCGATGTAGGCGAGGCGCGGCACGGTGCGCCACGCGCCGCCGAGCGCCACCGGCTGGGTGTAGGTCGCGACGGGGTGAGGCGTCTGCCGCCGATCCACCCAGGCGACGTCGGCCTCGCTCGCCAGGGCGTAGAAGCTCGCCGGCGCCGGCATCAGCACGTCGCCGGCGGGGGTGGCGACCACGTGCTTCAGGATCGCCTCCTGGCGTTCGGGCGGATCCGCGTCGATGATCGAGCGGCCGTCGGTCGCGATGTAGGCGTCGAGGAAGACGAGGGCGGCGAGGCGGTCGGCCATCCGGTCCGCCACCGCCGTCACCACCGCGCCGCCGTAGCTGTGACCCACGAGCACGACGTCGGACAGCTCCTCGGCGGTGATGAGGCCCGTGACGTCGGCGATGTGGGTGTCCAACGTGACGGATGGGCCGAGGAGATGCGCCCGCTCGCCCAGCCCGGTCAGCGTGGGGCAGAAGACGCGGTGCCCGTCGCCGATCAAGGCATCGGCGAGCCGGCGCCAGCACCAACCGCCGTGCCAGGCACCATGCGTGAGAACGAAGGTCGCCATGCCGTCTCTTCGTGTTGCGACCAGAGGGCCGGGTGCGGCCTCGACATTGGGCACGCCTGCCGCCGGATTTCAAGTCGCGCCGCCCTCGCACGGCGTCCGACGTGGGGCGGGGAGAGCAGAGGGGCGGACGTTTCCCCCACCGCCGGCACTTGCGTCTTGAACGCACGTCAAAATTTCACTCGCCCCCGCTGCGAGGACATGGTTCTACTTGCTGCGCAGAGATCGACATCGGCGGAGGTCGAACCGTGGCGCGTCAGAAACGCATTCTCCTGGTGGCCGAACCGCTACGATTGTCCAACGCCGCCCGTCTCGCCACCCTCGGCCGGGCGTTGCACGAGGCGGGTTACACCGTCGTCCTCGCCGCCGACCCGGCCTGCCGCAAGATCGTCGGCGACCTGCCGTTCCGCCTCATCCCGCTGCGCCCGGCCATGGCGCGCGAGGAACGCAAGGCCCGCTGGCGCGCCCTGCTGCCGTTGTTCGACGTCGCCATGCTGGAAGCCTACGTGCGCGAGGACATCCGCCTGATGCGCACCGTCGCCCCGGACCTGGTGATCGGCGACATGCGGCCCTCGCTGCCGGTGAGCGCGCGCAGTCTGGGCGTCCGCTTCGCGGTGATCGTCGACGCGACGTTCAGCGCGGCCTGCGCGCTGCCGTTCGAGCTGCCGCAGGTGCCGCTCCTGCGCGAGCTGGGCCGCGGCCCGGCGCAGACGCTGATGGACCTCCTGGTGCCGATGGGAATGTTCGTCCACGCGCTTCCCGGCAACATGACCCGCCTCAACCACGGCATCGCCGGCTGGCACAGCGACGTGCGGCAGAGCTACACCGACGCCGACCTCGTCATCTATCCGAACGTGCCCGAGATCGTGCCGATGAACGAGATCCCGCCGACGCACCGGTTCATCGGACCGGTCTTGTGGCCGAGCCACCCGCACGCGCCGCTCCCCACCTGGTGGGACGGCCTGCCGCCCGACCGGCGGATCGTCTGGGTCAATCTCTCCTCGTTCGACGAGCACAGCGCCGCGGCGGCCGTGCTGGACGGGCTCGAGGGGGCGGGCGTCACCATCGTCGCCTCGACCACGCCGGACAATCCCGTCGTCGCCGGGCGGATCGGCGTCTTCGCGGCCGACACCATCCGCAGCAGCGAGATGCAGCGCCGTGCCAGCCTCGTCGTCACCAACGCCGACACGACCATCATCCAGCAGAGCCTCGCCGCCGGAACGCCGGTCTTCGTGGTGCCGGAGCCGGAGGAATCGGTCGCGTACGCGCACGCCATCGCCGCGCTGGGGGCGGGCGACCTGCTGCACGGCAGCGACCCGTCGGCCGAAGCGGTCCGCGGCGCGGTGCTGCGCATCCTCGCCGAACCCGCCTACGCCCAGGCCGCGCAGGGGGTCGCCACGATGATGGCCCGCTACCACAGCGGCGCGGCGATGGTGGATTTCGTCGACGCCGTGTTCCAGGTCGCGGCGCACGAGATCGCGGCGTAGGCTGGGGCGATGCAGGGAGGACGCCGGTGCCGTGGGTCCCGGCGCGAGAGCTGAGCGAAGATGCGAATTCTGTTCATCGGCGAGGCGGTGACGCTGTCGCATGTGGTGCGCCCGATGGTGCTGGCACGCGCGGCCGCCGCGGCCGGCCACCACGTCGAGTTCGCCTTCGACCGGCGCTTCGAGGCGATCCTCGGCCCGCTTCCCTTCCGGACGATTCCGCTGACGTCGGCCTTTCCGGCGCACGTCGCCGCCGAGCGGCTGAAATATTCCGCCCCCGTGTTCGACACCGCGATCCTCGACCGCTACGTCCAGCAGGACCTCAGGCTGATCGGCCTCACCCGGCCGGACCTCGTCGTGGGCGACATGCGCCAGTCGCTGGCGATCTCGGCGCGGCTGGCGGGGGTGCCCTATGCCGCCGTCATCAACGCCCACTGGAGCCCGTTCAGCCGCGAGCCGATGACGCCGGCCGTCCACCCGCTGCACGGCGTCCTCGGCCGGCGCTCGTTCGAGGCGGTGTTCGAGGCGCTCTTCCCCCTCGGCTCCGCCTACTACACGCTCCCCTACAACACGGTGCGTGCCAAATACGGCCTCCCCGTCGCCAGCATCGACATCCACGACCTCTTCACCGACGCCGACTACGTCCTCCACCCGGACGTCCCCTCGATCACGCCGACCGAGGGCGCTCCGCCGACGCACCGCTTCATCGGACCGATCGTGTGGTCGGCCGAGACGCCGCTGCCGCCGTGGTGGGACGCGGTTCCCGCCGATCGGCCGGTGGTCGCGGTCAACCTCGGTTCGTCCGGCGAGCCGCGGCTGCTGGACGCGGTCGTCACCGCGCTGCGGGCCGAGGGCGTGACCGCGCTCGTCGCCACCGCCGGGCGCCGTGACATCCCGTCCGAGCCGCCGTGGCTCTATACGACCGATTTTCTACCGGCCGACCAGGCGGCCGAGCGGGCGGACCTCGTGGTGTGCAGCGGGGGGTGCATGCCGGTGCATCCGATCCTGAGGGTGGGGCGGCCGATCCTGTCGCTTCCGGCCAATCTCGACCAACTGATGACGGCGCGCATGTTCACCCGCCTCGGCCTGGGCGAGCATCTCGAGGACGAGACCAAGGTGAGCGCGGCGAGCGTGCGCACCTTGGCCAACCGCATCCTCGGCCAGCCGCGGTACCGCCGGGCGGCCGAAGCCATCGCGCCGCAGCTCGCCGCGATCGACCCCGGCGCGGCCTTCCTGCAGCTCGTGGGCGAGATCGAGGGTGGCGCAGTCGCCGCCGCCTGACCCCGCCGCCGCCCGCGCCACGGTCGAGGTGCTACATGTAGACCTCGCGGCGCTGGGCGGAGAGCTGGGGGCCTGCGCGGCGGTCCTGTCGCCGGACGAGCGGGCGCGCGCGGAGCGCTACGCCTTCCCTCGTCTGAAGCGCCGCTTCGTGCTGCGCCGCGGCATGCTGCGGCGAGCGATCGCGGCGCGCATCGGCGTCCCTGCCGCCGGCGTGGCCTTCGTCGAAGGGGCGCAGGGCAAGCCCGCCCTCGTGCCCCCCGCCGCTCTCCACTTCAACCTCACCGACACCGAGGACGACGTCGTCGTCGCGCTGTGCGCCACGCATCCCGTCGGGGTCGATGCGGAACGGCGACGGCGGCTCGACGACGGCGACGGCGTGGCGCGCC
This portion of the Acuticoccus sp. I52.16.1 genome encodes:
- a CDS encoding glycosyltransferase codes for the protein MARQKRILLVAEPLRLSNAARLATLGRALHEAGYTVVLAADPACRKIVGDLPFRLIPLRPAMAREERKARWRALLPLFDVAMLEAYVREDIRLMRTVAPDLVIGDMRPSLPVSARSLGVRFAVIVDATFSAACALPFELPQVPLLRELGRGPAQTLMDLLVPMGMFVHALPGNMTRLNHGIAGWHSDVRQSYTDADLVIYPNVPEIVPMNEIPPTHRFIGPVLWPSHPHAPLPTWWDGLPPDRRIVWVNLSSFDEHSAAAAVLDGLEGAGVTIVASTTPDNPVVAGRIGVFAADTIRSSEMQRRASLVVTNADTTIIQQSLAAGTPVFVVPEPEESVAYAHAIAALGAGDLLHGSDPSAEAVRGAVLRILAEPAYAQAAQGVATMMARYHSGAAMVDFVDAVFQVAAHEIAA
- a CDS encoding MFS transporter, whose amino-acid sequence is MTGPASATPPASPPAAPAEAHDASHDGPGRARFVIALTGLMMVLAMSTLDGNIVGPALPRIVSDLGGVSHLSWVMTAFLLTATITTPLYGKLSDMFGRRPLFTVAIALFLAGSILSALATNMAMLIIGRAIQGLGGGGLMTLTQITMSDLVPPSRRASYQGLFGAVFTGCSMIGPPLGGLITQWLSWRWIFYVNVPVGLMGITLLWIGLSRGTASRRQRIDYGGIIVVAVATAAALFALSLGGDVYGWTSPVILGLFIGSGLLFMALVNVERRADNPIIEMSLFRNDIFTVATAVAALVSTAVAGAMAFVPLFLQLVLGMTPTASGLMVTPMVAALLVGMLLGGRLVTRRGRYRIFAVIGTSIAMASMTMLAVLAFLGVGAVPLIGALTGLGLGLGLTMPGITVALQNAVDPGQIGVATSTANFIRTLGSAFGVGLAGAIITAHATSRTDRGEHAGLIAAILDQGSEALKGSSGAAREAVIASYRHGVSLTFAACAALTIAAFLIVLFLRDKPLRTRNAPPPGTKSV
- a CDS encoding alpha/beta fold hydrolase produces the protein MATFVLTHGAWHGGWCWRRLADALIGDGHRVFCPTLTGLGERAHLLGPSVTLDTHIADVTGLITAEELSDVVLVGHSYGGAVVTAVADRMADRLAALVFLDAYIATDGRSIIDADPPERQEAILKHVVATPAGDVLMPAPASFYALASEADVAWVDRRQTPHPVATYTQPVALGGAWRTVPRLAYIATTRFGLDDFRAISAGLAGDDAFVRAEIATGHDAMIDAPGELASLIERLVL
- a CDS encoding 4'-phosphopantetheinyl transferase superfamily protein, which codes for MAQSPPPDPAAARATVEVLHVDLAALGGELGACAAVLSPDERARAERYAFPRLKRRFVLRRGMLRRAIAARIGVPAAGVAFVEGAQGKPALVPPAALHFNLTDTEDDVVVALCATHPVGVDAERRRRLDDGDGVARHIMGAAEFAAYGALAAARRPDALMRVWTAKEAVVKALGTGLSRPLESIEVRVAAHGPARLLRLDGDDAARWSLHDLALRPGLQVTLALRCADARVTLRPGREAALDAKI
- a CDS encoding nucleotide disphospho-sugar-binding domain-containing protein → MRILFIGEAVTLSHVVRPMVLARAAAAAGHHVEFAFDRRFEAILGPLPFRTIPLTSAFPAHVAAERLKYSAPVFDTAILDRYVQQDLRLIGLTRPDLVVGDMRQSLAISARLAGVPYAAVINAHWSPFSREPMTPAVHPLHGVLGRRSFEAVFEALFPLGSAYYTLPYNTVRAKYGLPVASIDIHDLFTDADYVLHPDVPSITPTEGAPPTHRFIGPIVWSAETPLPPWWDAVPADRPVVAVNLGSSGEPRLLDAVVTALRAEGVTALVATAGRRDIPSEPPWLYTTDFLPADQAAERADLVVCSGGCMPVHPILRVGRPILSLPANLDQLMTARMFTRLGLGEHLEDETKVSAASVRTLANRILGQPRYRRAAEAIAPQLAAIDPGAAFLQLVGEIEGGAVAAA
- a CDS encoding thioesterase II family protein, giving the protein MSADPAAWFLSGVDDDAPIRLFCLPFAGGSAAAYVRWRTVVDKRIAVVPVQLPGRGARIREEPLERMDDLADQLAAAIAPHAGRPYALFGHSMGAQLAFATARALRREGHPPPQALFLSGRRAPQCRGPRTPLHVLTDDELKSELRALGGTPAAVMEDDELLDLMLPVVRADLKAVETHTHRPEPPLDCPIRMFGGTRDSIPREDLVAWAEHTAAGFELTMYPGGHFFINEHHPAMLRIIGEALSATSPM
- a CDS encoding patatin-like phospholipase family protein, which translates into the protein MGKLRVLAMDGGYRPLVMCLLLARLEALRPGLLDTVDVFSGTSAGSAAAAMMSLRETPQEGLADALEVFRAWNPLEGTSPLSPRTLGAISGVNAFLTHELLYREMLGVLGDTRISETRRRVVIPTVELDNEAPNQRLRRWTIRVYHNLSEPFVHKTRLVDVVLRSSSIPMLQPAYQGHADGGLYANNPALIALGAAHDFLGAELEEVQILSIGQGEANHFIDLPRGDVGYGTWLLDPNDPMAFLNLVLDLNRQATDYQLSRILEDRFVRLNPVLTRDTRPRPDITAAQFAFEQELVAQEIDVESTVLHLDRIGWFAPGEA
- a CDS encoding AarF/ABC1/UbiB kinase family protein; its protein translation is MRRLFLHIGLHIVWWDIILARGPLRRFRRPATPRWAALATRFRRDAEALGGVLIKLGQFVSSRVDLLPAEVTDILAELHDAVPPAPLADVVAQLEAEFGRPLGEVFPVFEPVALGAASLAQAHRARLANGRPVVVKVLRPGIEEVVESDLKVVGRSIRRLRFIGPVRRRVDIDVLADEFVSVTRDELDLTIEAENARRFAADFAADPEVATPEIFPVWSGRRTITMEDVAWFSVQDVAGFEATGIERRRVATKLMDSYLEQLYLNFFIHCDPHPGNLFVRPLPVDGEDPAKWAPTFPPAQRLPIPYVPNRPFQLVFIDFGMAVAIPEQYRRSFRTYAIGMGTRDAYTIVQSYIEGDILMPDTDLDELEALIEQVLQKFPSAFVGQVREGDFDQYQKLFSSYQSLLFQSPMKLKADLLFIFRAMGVCAGTVTRIDPTFDPAERFVPMVQRLLADEWRPSPDQLKRLVMFMARLPTRLDGMLTRLERGKLTIRVEDANRHKDVRALARATNRLSVAVLFGGLMVSAVLLARSDIGTGGALVLGAVLLAAVAVLRGIR